In the genome of Campylobacter concisus, one region contains:
- the queA gene encoding tRNA preQ1(34) S-adenosylmethionine ribosyltransferase-isomerase QueA, producing the protein MSNINDVSSYDYFLPEELIAKEPVLPKEEARLLVYFKNTKEIKHYKFKDLSSLIPEDAAVIFNNTKVIKARILGQKESGGACEVMLNQPIGENKFSVYIRGKVSSGSVLNFPDNLKVNVLELNDDGTRVVNFTRNGVLLDNVRLFSELEKIGHVPLPPYIKRADTKDDESWYQSIFAKNSGAVAAPTASLHISEQMLEQIKAKHEVAYITLHVGAGTFKGVECQNINDHKMHSEFYELSEQAQEIINSNKPILGVGTTVTRCVEEFARSKQASGFCKLFLNLNNKPIRQNYLLTNFHLPKSTLIMLVTSFIGLEETMRIYKMAVDEKYRFYSYGDGMLII; encoded by the coding sequence ATGAGTAATATAAACGACGTCTCAAGTTATGATTATTTTTTGCCTGAAGAGCTCATCGCAAAAGAGCCAGTTTTGCCAAAAGAAGAGGCAAGATTGCTTGTCTATTTTAAAAATACAAAAGAGATAAAACACTACAAATTTAAAGATCTCTCCAGCCTTATTCCAGAGGACGCAGCGGTCATTTTTAATAACACAAAAGTTATCAAAGCTCGTATTTTAGGACAAAAAGAAAGCGGCGGGGCTTGCGAAGTGATGCTAAACCAGCCCATAGGCGAGAATAAATTTAGTGTCTATATAAGAGGCAAAGTAAGCTCTGGTAGCGTTTTAAATTTTCCTGATAATCTAAAAGTAAATGTGCTTGAGCTAAATGACGATGGCACAAGGGTGGTGAATTTTACGCGAAATGGCGTTTTGCTTGATAATGTTCGCCTTTTTAGTGAGCTTGAAAAAATTGGTCACGTCCCGCTTCCGCCATACATTAAAAGGGCTGATACAAAGGATGATGAGAGCTGGTATCAAAGCATATTTGCCAAAAATAGCGGTGCAGTGGCAGCTCCAACAGCTAGCCTTCACATAAGTGAACAAATGCTAGAGCAGATAAAAGCAAAGCATGAAGTCGCCTATATTACGCTTCACGTTGGCGCTGGGACATTTAAAGGTGTGGAGTGCCAAAATATAAATGACCACAAAATGCACTCAGAATTTTACGAGCTAAGCGAGCAAGCTCAAGAGATTATAAATTCTAATAAACCAATCCTTGGCGTTGGTACGACGGTTACTAGATGCGTTGAAGAATTTGCAAGAAGTAAGCAAGCAAGCGGCTTTTGCAAGCTATTTTTAAACCTAAATAATAAGCCTATCAGGCAAAACTACCTTCTTACAAATTTTCATCTACCAAAATCAACTCTAATAATGCTAGTTACCAGCTTTATAGGGCTTGAAGAGACGATGAGGATTTACAAAATGGCAGTTGATGAAAAGTATAGATTTTACTCATACGGCGACGGGATGTTGATAATATGA
- the ruvX gene encoding Holliday junction resolvase RuvX, with protein sequence MREKFMAIDVGLKRIGLAFGFGEIVTPLEPVLRKNRNQAARDVSQKVNEYTPDTLVVGVPIGGSSEDEMRRRIEHFVSLLDVKANIVYQDEAFSSSEASEIYTNTRRDGRLDSISATIILKRYLGVNKK encoded by the coding sequence ATGAGAGAGAAATTTATGGCGATCGATGTTGGGCTAAAGCGAATAGGGCTTGCTTTTGGTTTTGGCGAGATCGTGACTCCGCTTGAGCCAGTGCTTAGAAAAAATAGAAATCAAGCCGCAAGAGATGTGAGTCAAAAGGTAAATGAATATACCCCAGATACGCTAGTAGTGGGTGTGCCAATCGGTGGTAGTAGCGAAGATGAGATGAGAAGACGCATCGAGCATTTTGTCTCACTTCTTGATGTAAAGGCAAATATTGTCTATCAAGATGAAGCCTTTAGTAGCAGTGAAGCTAGTGAAATTTACACCAATACAAGACGAGATGGTAGGCTAGATAGCATTTCAGCCACTATTATTTTAAAAAGATATCTTGGGGTAAATAAAAAGTAA
- a CDS encoding DNA-processing protein DprA, with the protein MRLDFIPEPLKRLKNPPKQLNFIGDTSLLYLPKIAVVGSRKASVYTKECVVALCAALKSANICVVSGGAIGVDIAAHKAAMPRTIGIFASGLDTIYPSQNKAAINEIYTKALALSEYDEGEPPLAYRFLERNRIVVGLCEALVVAQADLKSGSMQSARLANELKIPVYVLPQRMGESDGTNFLLANKKAELIDNYHKFASLFGEIKEQEKDDDEILEFCKNGISLDEVLAKFGDIIYEYELEGLVEISNLRVKSML; encoded by the coding sequence ATGAGACTTGATTTTATTCCAGAGCCGTTAAAAAGACTAAAAAATCCACCAAAACAGCTAAATTTTATCGGAGATACTTCGCTTTTATATTTGCCAAAGATCGCAGTTGTTGGCTCAAGAAAGGCAAGTGTTTATACAAAAGAGTGTGTTGTAGCACTTTGTGCAGCACTAAAAAGTGCAAACATATGCGTGGTAAGTGGCGGAGCAATCGGCGTTGATATCGCAGCTCATAAAGCCGCTATGCCACGAACGATTGGCATTTTTGCGAGCGGACTTGACACCATCTATCCAAGCCAAAATAAAGCGGCGATAAATGAAATTTACACCAAAGCCTTGGCACTTAGTGAGTATGATGAAGGTGAGCCGCCACTTGCTTATAGATTTTTGGAGCGAAACCGCATAGTTGTGGGGCTTTGTGAAGCTCTAGTCGTCGCGCAAGCTGATCTTAAAAGTGGCTCTATGCAAAGTGCGAGGCTTGCAAATGAGCTTAAAATTCCAGTTTATGTACTGCCACAGCGCATGGGTGAAAGCGATGGGACAAATTTTTTGCTTGCAAATAAAAAAGCTGAGCTTATCGATAACTATCATAAATTTGCTTCACTTTTTGGCGAGATAAAAGAGCAAGAAAAAGACGATGATGAGATATTAGAATTTTGTAAAAATGGCATAAGCCTTGATGAAGTTTTGGCAAAATTTGGCGATATCATCTATGAGTACGAGCTTGAAGGGCTAGTTGAAATTTCAAATCTAAGAGTAAAGAGCATGCTATGA
- a CDS encoding divergent polysaccharide deacetylase family protein: MSEKKTAKKRPTKNSAGRSHNKTYLGIGIIAAILIIALSVALSIKNNGAEQISKANEPKIEKQISKKAEPKVASKEKKQEYEKRKYPLKFDEDENLSKIFTDPKHKSELVLNSKVEPKEQKKIAEVKSEAKKEEIKKEQNDTKNLLASYKNTEPSVIENEQKIEPFYSSKIEQKTELKPQNFEAKVDQNKSTEIEKKEKIKSENIKVEPAKKTENLTTKKIEKTKYEEKNIKKDSFEAVPFTPSASIKGRAKLVIIIDDVATFEHASMIKSLGLEITPSIFPATKTHPDTPNIARTFEFYMIHLPMQAKHFDSPEIGTLTINESFESMHEKIKKIRKDFPRAKYTNNHTGSRFTSDFDAMDKAYRALIEQGFVFVDSKTIAQTAVARAAKKHNQPYISRDIFLDDDPSASAVRRELVAAVNLAKKRGYAIAIGHPKKNTIAVIKESKNNLLKDVDVVYLKDIL, from the coding sequence TTGAGCGAAAAAAAGACTGCAAAGAAGCGACCCACAAAAAATAGTGCAGGTCGCTCTCACAATAAAACCTATCTTGGTATCGGCATTATCGCAGCTATTTTGATAATAGCACTTAGCGTAGCCCTTAGTATAAAAAATAATGGTGCAGAACAGATAAGCAAAGCAAATGAGCCAAAGATAGAGAAGCAAATTTCTAAAAAAGCTGAGCCAAAGGTTGCCAGTAAAGAGAAAAAACAAGAATACGAAAAGAGAAAATACCCTCTAAAATTTGATGAAGATGAAAATTTAAGTAAAATTTTTACCGATCCTAAGCATAAAAGTGAGCTTGTTTTAAATTCAAAAGTTGAGCCAAAAGAGCAAAAAAAGATAGCTGAAGTAAAGAGTGAAGCCAAAAAAGAAGAGATAAAAAAAGAGCAAAACGATACTAAAAATTTACTTGCAAGTTATAAAAATACAGAGCCTAGTGTAATAGAAAATGAACAAAAGATAGAGCCATTTTATAGCTCAAAAATCGAACAAAAAACCGAGTTAAAACCTCAAAATTTTGAAGCAAAAGTCGATCAAAATAAAAGTACTGAAATAGAAAAAAAAGAGAAAATTAAAAGCGAGAACATAAAAGTCGAGCCAGCTAAAAAAACTGAAAATTTAACTACCAAAAAGATAGAAAAAACAAAATACGAAGAAAAAAATATAAAAAAAGATAGCTTTGAAGCGGTACCTTTTACGCCAAGCGCTAGCATAAAAGGACGTGCAAAGCTCGTCATCATAATAGACGATGTGGCGACATTTGAACATGCGAGTATGATAAAATCGCTTGGCCTAGAAATCACGCCGTCTATTTTTCCAGCGACAAAGACTCATCCAGATACGCCAAATATCGCAAGAACATTTGAGTTTTATATGATACATCTTCCGATGCAAGCAAAACACTTTGATAGCCCAGAGATAGGCACTCTCACGATCAATGAGAGCTTTGAGAGCATGCACGAAAAGATAAAAAAGATACGCAAAGACTTCCCACGTGCAAAATATACAAACAACCATACAGGATCGCGCTTTACAAGCGATTTTGACGCTATGGATAAGGCTTATAGGGCGCTGATAGAGCAGGGCTTTGTCTTTGTTGATAGTAAAACTATCGCTCAAACCGCAGTAGCAAGAGCTGCAAAAAAACATAATCAGCCATACATTTCAAGAGATATATTTTTAGACGACGATCCATCGGCTAGTGCTGTTAGGCGTGAGCTTGTGGCTGCTGTAAATTTGGCTAAAAAAAGAGGCTACGCGATCGCCATTGGGCATCCAAAGAAAAATACGATCGCAGTGATAAAAGAGAGTAAAAATAATCTTTTAAAAGATGTTGATGTGGTTTATCTAAAAGATATTTTATGA